A single region of the Hemiscyllium ocellatum isolate sHemOce1 chromosome 21, sHemOce1.pat.X.cur, whole genome shotgun sequence genome encodes:
- the LOC132825642 gene encoding gastrula zinc finger protein XlCGF7.1-like, whose translation MEKPEQFRPVEKPWKCGNCGKGFRAPSALETHQRCHTGERPFSCPVCGRAFSDYSNLMTHQRIHTGEKPFSCPKCGKAFSNSSALLTHQQIHMGEKSFSCPECGKAFSSSPNLLRHQRVHRGERPFSCPECGKSFTQASTLLTHRRIHTGERPFSCPECGKAFSDSSNLLTHRQVHTRERPFSCTECGKAFSKSSDLLKHQRIHTGEKPFSCPDCGKAFSNSSHLQTHQRVHTGERPFSCPECGKTFSNSSNRLKHQRVHTGERPFSCPECGKTFSDSSDLLKHQRLHTEERPFTCSQCGKGFTRSSHLRRHQRVHVPPQGD comes from the coding sequence atggagaaacctgagcAATTCCGTCctgtggagaaaccatggaagtgtggcaactgtgggaaaggctttcGTGCCCCATCTGCCCTGGAGACCCATCAGCGctgccacactggggagaggccattctcatgCCCTGTCTGTGGGAGGGCCTTCAGCGATTACTCTAACCTGATGACCCACCAGCgcatccacactggggagaagccgttctcctgccccaagtgtgggaaagccttcagcaattcctccgccctgctcacccaccagcagatccacatgggggagaagtccttcagctgcccagagtgcgggaaggccttcagcagttCCCccaacctgctgaggcaccagcgggtccacaggGGCGAgagacccttcagctgccctgagtgcgggaagagctttacccaggcctccaccctgctgacccaccggcggatccacaccggggagaggcccttcagctgccctgagtgcgggaaggctttcagtgattcctctaacctgctgacccaccggcagGTCCATACGAGGGAGAGACCCTTCAGCTGcaccgagtgcgggaaggccttcagcaagtcctctgacctgctcaagcaccagcggatccacacaggggagaagcccttcagctgccctgattgtgggaaggccttcagcaattcctcccacctgcagacccaccagcgggtccacaccggggagaggccgttctcctgcccagagtgcgggaagaccttcagcaattcctccaaccggctgaagcaccagcgagtccacacgggggagaggcccttcagctgccctgagtgcgggaagaccttcagcgattcctccgacctgctgaagcaccagcggctccacaccgaggagaggccattcacctgctctcagtgcgggaagggcttcacccgctcctccc